In Oreochromis niloticus isolate F11D_XX linkage group LG12, O_niloticus_UMD_NMBU, whole genome shotgun sequence, the DNA window CAATACTGGTCAAGGCCATGTCAGCTTCAGCCTCACATTGACAGACAACTGCCTGCCGCCACTATGTCTAGCTTTGACTGACAAACAAAGCGCTGAGATCCAGCAGCGGCACTTCGTTAAGAGGACTGTTCAATACTGAGGTGTCTCGGCTCATATGTCATGCAGACTGGCTTCTACATGTGCACTCCTTGGGGCCTGTGAGGTACGTGTGTGCAACTTAAAGGTCTTATGACAGAGTTGAAAGCATGACAGGGTGTATGGCCTGTCTGGCTGGAACTGTCAAAATTATTCTTACTATTTATGACAAGACAGATTGGTACCTAGACATTGCATGGTTGTGCATTTCTGCTTCTGTACTTTTCTTACCCAGTGGGAAGCTGATTTGATCACACATGCCCAGTAGCTGACCAAAGTATACCTTGTTTTCTGTGGGAATGAGACCCAGCTCATTCATTCTGATTGAGAGAGGATAAAAATATAAGCATGTTTATACAGATGCAATTTTGTATGAAAGAATTATAGTTTTAAGTTTCAAGTTACTGGATACAGCATAAAACTTGCCTTGTTAAGGTGTGTTTCACCGTGTCTTCATTGTGGGAAGCCACCATTACATTTGCTTTTCTGTTGAGTGCAATCTCATCCAACACATAGTCCAAACACCTTGCACAAATACATGACACACAACAGGGACAATTTAGGTTGTCATAATAATGGGTTTGTTTGTCTTTCAAGTGGGAATTAGTAACTTATTTTATATTGTTCACtataaaatatgcatttttattATACTGTGCTTACATTGTTTCATGGCACATTGAAATAAATCAATTTCATCAGCAGATGAATTTATTATAAGGTGTGGGACTACGTTTACAAACCTATACTCCATAAAAAATCTCTATAAACATCAAGTATTCACAGTATGTAAACAGAAATCTGGCCCTGTTCATTTGTTTCTCTGTTAGTAAGGCTATATTAATACACAGATTCATAACCACCATCTGCATATTCTGAATCCACCTCATGTCATACTGTATCCAATTAAGCATCCTGAGTTTGTTCTTCATTGATTACATTATTCCATCAAAATCTTCTCAAACTCTTGAGACGAAAGCTTGTTGCCATAAGAACAAGACTGCAGTAACTCCAAATAAAAGACTCTGTCCTCTGTGGTGTTAACCGGTGCCTAATAGGTTGACAGTTTAattctgttatttaaaaaaaaaacaactacagtaAGCAGACTGTTCCTCTCTGAATATGAAAAATGAGAGCTTGGCTAACAGCAATCAAACTCTACATGTGTAGATTTATGCAGAACAAACAGACGGACAAGCCTTGGCTCTTACCTGTGGTACATCCTATTGGTTGACTCATAGTCAGGGTTAATAGGGTCTTCATATCCAATCTCTTTGGCCCTTTCTCGCTCCTGATACATGTAGGCCCCACGCACCAGCTTGGCAGCAAAGTGCCAACCCTCACGTCGAGACAATTCTACATCCATAGTTACATTGTCATAGGCCTCCTGCAGAACAAAAGGAGGAGGACTGATTCATGAAAATCAAGTCCTCTAAGTTTAGGTACcagttttaaaacatgttttatatacaGAGCTGACCGCATTCCATGTTTATTACAAATGGAAATGTGCAATGATATacctgctttattttttactgaGGATTAGTCGACTTAATCTGGGTTACATGTCCTATCTACCtttacataataaataaaatgacatgtgtataaaaagaaacaaagaactaTGGAAGACAAACTCTGTAAAACGTGAACAAGGCACCAGGGCTGAGGTTAGCATCTGAGCAAACCATAAGAATTTTAGATAGACCAATCCAATGTGGAGATGATGTATAGCaccacagcatatcagcacagtGGCAGGGCAGAGGGGGGATGATTTGGGCTTGGTTtccagccacaggacctggacaCCTTGTATTCTATGTATGCAAAAGGATTTTAGAGTCAAATATGAGCTCATTAGTTAGCTTGGATTAAATTGGGTaatacaaaagcacagcaatccaaaagacaaaaatcttttaaaagaaTCAAGGTATTAACCTCTCAATCAACTCGAGACCTGTGCGTAAACAAATGCCCACAAATGAACCAAAGCAACAACGTTTAAacattcctccacaatgatgtgagagactgcaGAACTCATACAGAAAATAATGACTTCAGTTTTTCCTATAGGCAGTTCTATAAACTATTGAACTATGAGGAGTATTtggtttttcacaggactgcacatAGCTCTgcgaaaatgttctttttcacGACTGTAAATAAcagcaacataaaaaataaaacactcacAATAAACCTTATGTTGTAACCAACAGATAATATTCTAAAAATACAACTATTATGAACCTATGCACTTTTGATatcataatgataataataaaaatgctgagaaaaacactttaaaaaaaataaatcaccatATTTCCACCACTATTGTTTTCTCGTCTTTGTCACGTCACCCTTTCGAGCCCAGCTTGGCTGACTAATAGAAATCTGTTTACATGCTGGCATTTGGACCTGTCACAGCATGTTTTCTTCGATAAAAATTACAACGGCTGTGTCACTGGATCTCATTAATAAAGAGAGGAATCTCCatctgttttggttttatttgtttggggttttttgctaTTTTCAACAACTGTTCATTGGATCTATTTCAAACACACTGAATATATTACTAACCTAAAGAAGCACATTGTCAAAACCTGGGGTTTCTTGTGAGCTGAGAACATGGATTTAATCACTCAGTGACAATAACAATCCTCCCATTCACCGCAGGAACATTTTGAATAAGCAAGGCATTAGTAGAAGTTTGCAGCTTTGAAGATCTGTTTTTGTGCCAGCTGTAGGCCCCGACCTTTAGGTAGCATTGATAGGTGTTGAAAATGACaggcttttctctgttgtagGTCCTCTGCATCTCCAGTGTTAGTCTGCTAATGGCTGGCTGGAAATAGGTTTGCTCTGCATCCACCATCAAACGAACACCACTCTCTAGGGCATGCTGAAACATGAAAGATCTCATTAATTTGGTGTAATATCATCTAATATCCTAGAGTTTCATTAAAATAGTTTTCAAGGTTGAATTAGTgaacattttttattaaataaatgaaacaaaagaaTCAGTGATTCTTAACACCGTGACATTAAaacacagtaataataataatccctgtaatttgttttattattattataattataccAGTGCAGCTTTTATAGACTATAGTACCTATATACTTAAGGAAAGTATATCATATTTACAAGATTTACAAATCTCATTTAACCGATACACATAAAAACATCTTAATAACCACATATAATTGATCTATAGGTATTTATTCATAGTAGTTAAACAGCAAATTGCCTCTAAGTGTGGGCATGTTCATGTATGGTAATCAGTCCTTGTGGCTGGTATGTAATTACCTTCGCCAAGACATCTACACGCTGTAACATCCGCTTCATTTGTTGCTCCTCCTCTACAGTGAACTTCCCTAGCAGAGGCTCCAGCTTACCTAGCTATGAACACAACCCAGGAGAGAATCCACTGTGAGATACTAATAAACCAAATATCACACAGCATGACACCTATTAGTGCTTCCCACTTTATCCAACCATGAGCTGGCCTGATTTCAAGACCACAGATGTATGCAGTCTAACATGCCCAGATTCTTCACACACAATTGATCCAGGCTTTTTCTTAACCCAGGGCTAAGTCATTCACCCTAGAAATTCCAATGATCCCAGATATTTACTCCAAAACTTGCTTGAGAAAATCTGcagttaaaggttgcagacttTTAAGTAAATAAAACTCCAAATGGCTGTTTACTATTTGCAGTGTAATTGAGCTGATTATGTCCAAGGTCTGGTTATAGTAAAATAACTTCAGATAAGAACATTTAAACTGCAAAAAGCCCTTAATTTTCACTATAGCAGCCAGAGAGCAAAAAAACATTTAGTAATGAagtctttattttaaatgtcatcACAATGAATTACtagttttgtttcagtttttccagTTGCTTCTGAAATGAACATATTACAACAGGGAACAAAAATAATTGGATCAATAACAACAGCCTATGGCAGCTACAGTACATTTGAATGAATTGCTTAGAAGTCAGAATTAGCTCAGCAGGTGCAGCTGACACTTAAAACTCTCCTGCAACCTGAAAGCATGCCAAACTTGGAGCAGTATTATATAAGTCAACTGTAGTCTCCAAGGAGTAATGgtagaaatatattttaaaagtgttttttaattttgaaaactgttttctttaatCTATTGTATTTCCACCAAAaaatctctctctttttcaggATTCTATGCTACTGACCTCAACATTTGGAACAACAAGCAGATCCGATATCTTTGTCCTGTCATCTATTAGGCTGTTCCAGTCAAGCATGTCAATGCATCTGTCAGGGAAAAGGATGGAAAGTATTACAGGAACAGTGTTTTGGCAAAACTATTACCAGAATCTTTTTGTTACCAGAATCTTttagggttttttcttttttttggtcttaCTGGCCACTTTGTGgataattatgtttttaaagattAAGTGAAAGATATATTTATAGCTACACCCTTTCTATTATTAATCATTACTTTTATTACTTGCCAGATTTTGTCAGGTTAGAAGAAAGGAAAGTGTTGATTATTTCTTCCATTTGTCAGAAGCAGTAAAATATATTAAAGTGATCATATTTTATAGTATTAAACAttgtataaaataaattatCAAATGCATGAACTAAGAATATCCTCTTTAGTTTAATTTACTTTATGAAATTAATATTAGTTTAAAATTTCCATACCATTTTTTTCATGAATTAATTCTTCTGCAAAACTGCTTCACAACTAATGAAATATTTCTCTGTGTGCAACACACGTCTTTTATGACTATTTGAGAAGTCTGGTCTCGCTTACCCTGTCGAGTCCTCTTTCCTTCCTGTAAACCAGCCGTAGAAGTCACCGTTTGCACCCAGTTTTGTCATGAATTCCTATGAGAATACAGAGATTTAAAGTTCTGCACAACACATACACTAACAACATCTCTTGCATTGTCCCAGTTGTGCatttatgtaaatgtaaaaccTATCTGACATGTTTAGCACATATTACACAAGTATCACCATAATTCATCAATACgaaaaacatggaaaaagaaaaaaattactaCCTGCAGTTGTGTAAGCTCCAGCCTCTGCTCTAAGGCCTCCAAGCCATCTTTACCCTGCTGTGATGCTAGGAAGGTGAAAAACCGCCGCCATTTCACCAGCACCTCTGACAACTGGAGCTTTTGTAGAAAAAAAGTAGTGTCATTCAGCAAGACTAAAAGCTTACACTGACTTTTTCATCGCTCTTTAGTGCCTACCAGAAACTGAGGTCGTCCTAGTGCAGTCATTTTGATGGCAGAAAAACCATCCATTGAACTCCCACCTACAAGTGGCacacaacattaaaataaattaaatgataaaaagCTAAAGATAACAGCGTGATGGTACGATAGAATGATGTCTGGTGTCATAGACGACACCTTCaatgcaaacacagacaagTGTGGCTTCTCCTGTGTTTGCCTACCAGATGCTTTGATGCATTTGATAAAGGTTTCCATATGTTGGTCACATTTGGCCTCGTCAGCATAGAAATATGTGCGGGCTCCGGTCACTCCCCCACGGCGGTCGCTGAATTGTTTGTGCACTtgatattttctctctctgtggtcCTTGCCTGTGAgtgaaaaacacatttgcatATCATTACTTTTGATTACATCACACAGTACAGTTTGTCCacaaatgaggggaaaaaataaggCAGCTTACCTATGTTCTCTTTCTCTGCAGCGGACACACATGAGCTAAAACAGAAGTTATATGAAAGGATAAAAGATAATTGGTCCTGAATTTAAGCAacttgaaaaatgtgaaaacttgCACTTTTTTCTGTGAACATTGTGGTCTTGTGGCAGTGGCATGCTCGAGGCTGCAACTGTTTACTGATGCTTTGCTGAACTGCTGCTGCTCACCCTCTGCAGAGGGGAGTTGCAGCATCACTCCACACTTGACCTATTCCCCCCTCATCATAAGGCACAGGGGAGCTCATGTAACCAAACAGATGACTAAACAGTAAGCATCCTGGACATCAGAGACATCAAGAGGCTTCAAAGCCAGGAAAACTAAAGGGAGCCATATTCTTTTAACTTTGCTTGCTTTTGACAGGGGctctttttaaaagcaaaatctACAATGGAGTCCATCTGACATGTGtactattttaaatgtttttttttcttttgtccttcCCTTGCATGATAGTGTTTTATGTACAATCTGCTTatgcttaaaaataaaagagataTTTACTATTTCCTAGACATTTTTTGGTATCTTTTAGATACTATTGATTGATTTTCAGCCCTAAAAAATAAGACACCAAATTTcagaaaattaaattgaattaaacagCTTCAGTGGACAGTTTAGGTGtcaaatgacatttgtgttatgCTGTCTGTGTCACATTTGGGATATACTTTATCGCTAGCACAAAACACTGGCACCCAGCTGCTTTAAAAAGCATGCAAGCCTTCAAAAGCGTGCATTTGTCAAATCTAAAGTGTAAAACTGGGAATGTATTTTTAGTATAGATGGTCTACACATGTAAAGGCTGTCACTGTAAATATCATGCGTTCAACATCAAGCCAGGATTTGCTTCTGTTCCTTATACAGTATCTTCCTTCTTTTGGAAGAAACTGACTAATGTTGTTGCTATCTTGACATATGACTGGAGAGCTTGTCAAACGTGCTGTCTCAGATCGAGCTGGCTTAATGTGCCTTGTCCTACAGTCTCAATGTTTGAAGGTGTATGTTTGGCAAACAATATCTTTCTAGGCTCAGATTTGATACCTCGCTTGATGTTTCTAAGCAGGCATCCCCCAACACAAAGAATATCAAAGCTGTGCCGTGACATCTTGTTACTAGTGATGaggtttaaaaaatatatgcagTTAAAATAAAAGGGAGTTTATAGCAAAGAGCTTACTAAGGAGTTTTATCACCTTACAGAATGTGATAGCATGacaaaaaattaagaaaattatGTCTGGCTCAAGATGTTATCACTGTCAGCTGTCACTCTATGTCAACAGACTTAACCATAAGATACCTGAATGCCCCATTTATTCATCACATCTGAGCTTTATAAAACTAGAGATATACTGAGAGTTAGAAAAGGTCAGTCTTTTTTCCTCAATattaacttttttgttaagtatATTTGACAagtacatttgtcatttttacttcaaAGAAAAAGGAATCAAAATATTCCCTTTTCTCTACTGATTTGTCTCTGAAACATCTCCAAAGGGGACCAAAATGGCATTCATGAATTACTCATAATGCATGAATGCCCAAAGCTGCAACTAAAGTAAAAGTCCTGCTATTGCCCACAGAGATACTGCTTGCATAAGGTTTGCACTGTTGTCCAAGTTTACATCATCTCACAGATCACTTAGGAATCCCGTCACATGGGCTGCACGAGGCAATACCTAGCAAGTGAGAAATTCTCTTCAGCCAGCCAATTCCACACTAGAAAGCCACAAGTATGCCAACAATTCATGGTGTAAAGAAGATCGACCTCCTGGCTGCAATAAAAACATATCTATATTTGGTATTAAACTAcaggaaaatgcaaaaaatgtgcttttgctttgtgttattttttttaaatctgtaatatgtgtaatacagACAAGCATAGTCTGAATTCAATGTGTCTTTGACAGTAATTGCATGCAATTTTGGGCCTGAACCAATTGTGAAATTCTAGGTCAATACTGACATGTAAAATAACAgtatagattatttttttttgtattcccCATTTTGTGCAACAAAAattttgtgcaaaaaaaaatcattatcaaGAAATAACTTTTTGGAGTTATTCGCTCCTTCACCACATTATAGCTGTTCTCACAAATGAATTCCAGGCAGTGTTAGAGCAGTTAAGTCAGGGCACTGTCCACAATTGCCCTGTATCCTGTACAGCATAACAGGAGATCATATCAATCACAAGTGTTCATAAAACTGAAATTACTCACTTTGGTTTAGGTGAGAGCTGATGCATGGGTAAGCAATTGTCTGTTCTATTCTCAGATGACTGCATTAGACATTACACCGACATTTTACCAGGGCGCTGGCAGggtaaaaactgttaaatgtgCAATTCAGCTGCGTCAACCACTTGTTTTCTCACATACAGCTCCACTGGGTTGTTTCGATAAACGTTCAGGGCTGCAGTACAggtgtgaaaacaaacaaattaggGACAAGGGATCCAAGAAATCAAGACTAGAACATTATTAGGACACAGCAAATATCAGCCACTGCAATAGGTGAAGGTCATTTAAAATTAATAAGCTGATGGCAGTCGGCAAAGCAAATACTGCCTAATATATTGGTACATCACTGTGTAATACCTTTGACCTTATCCAACCAGATGTTGGGTGAGGtgtgggggggctggagcctattccagctgaCACTGGGCAGGAAGCAAAGAACAGTCTGGACAGGGCACCAGTCTATTACCCATGCTAACACATTCCAAACCTTCAACCAATTTAGAATTACACATTAAACTCTGGTGCATGTCCTtggacagtgaaaaaaaaaacctgagcaCAAAGATGTGCATGTTAGGCAACAAGCATGTCAAAACCCAAaaccttccttctgtgaggcaacaatgGTTATCACTGCAACCGGATTGAGTCTATTGTACTATTAAGTAAAGTAATAGAATTTTCATACTCCATCTCTTTCCGCTCCGCTTCCTCCTGACTGATGTCTTCCTCAACACTATAGTCCAGGACAGAGCCGACGCCGAAGGAATGGTTCTTCTGAATCAGTGGCTTGATATCATTGTGGTCCTCACCAGCCACAAACTGACCATAAAATGTCATCTTCATAAACTGGTCAAAGCTTTTCTGGCCTAGAATCTTCTTAGCTAGACCCATTATCTAGGCAAAAAGGAAAGGACATTACATTTTCTGATTAGTAATTCTAATATGTTTTGGGCTTTCATCATGTATTTTACATCGTCCCCATTGATTATGTAAATATGTCATAAGTGTGCCATGCTGGATGTGTTTTAATGCACTCTACTCCCATGCATATAACTACAATAACAGGACAGCTGAGGTTATGTAACATGGACTGGATAGTTGAAAAACAGGTTGTAACTTGAGAGGTGTGCATTGCATTTAAGGGTGGAGCGGAAACTGTTAGGCCTGTCTTCATATGAGAACATATATAGCATACAGTACATTACTTTACATACAGCCTATGGTTCAGATTTGATCAGCTGACAGAACTTTTGTTTACCTTCAACACTACTTATGACTGACATAAATGGGAATATTCCCATATTGGTTTGAAAAGAAATTGTCAACATCACTGCCAATGGTATATCTATTAGTAAAAATTAACATAGTAGCAATTAAATtgtattatataatatataatataatattgtaTTATACTATACAATTTATCGCCCAGTGACTTGCTTACACGTGTTTTCTTTGATTGTGACATCTCATTTCCTTGTTATGCGAACGTTTCACATAGAATTCAGTATTTATGCtcaactttattaaaaaaaactgtaattagAAAGTGATCTGAACACCTAAAGGCACATTAACAAACAGACTTCGTGTTAAATTGCCGGGCTGCGCGGTGAGATAGCACCTCATTACCTCTTTGTTCTTATCAACCAGGAAGTCATATGAACAAAGTTTGAAAACCACCAAACTTCTGAGCAGCTCTAATGAGTCTTTGCTCTTGTAAGCCTCCCGGGTCTGCTCAAAGTCTACGGAGATCTCATTAGCAGCGGCGGCGGCGGTGCcttctctccttctccctccTCTCCCAGACAGTCCGGGACACTCTGACCCGCCGCGGCTTCTGACACCGTCATGCTCCGTCTGGGCTGGCGAACTGGAGGTCACGGTGCAACGGACTGCTCGGTTTAAGACTAACCATTTAAAGTGAATGTCCGCGCTCGCCCGTTTGAGGGCTGGCACGGTTTTGACGTAAAACATCAGCGGATAGCTGGGACGGATATCAGCGCTGAGGTGAAGCTAGCACACCATTAGTGTTTGCTAGCTGCGCGTGCGTGCCTCAGTGTAAACAAACTCGGGCCCGAACGGGCACATTAGCATCACTTGGTTGGTGGATTGAGACGGTGACGCACTCACGTCTTCGTTCCTGAAGTTTCCCGCATCGCTCCACCAGTgcgcgttttttttttttttttgtgagcaCGTTGCATTGTTGTAGGTATTATTTAATGGGCAACACTGGCACCTCCCGCAGAAAACACGAGTTACCATGACGCATaaaggtacaaaaaaaaaatgcttgttttACATTTCACTACACATTAGGTATTTTGCTGATAAACATCTTGTTCACCGTGTTACACTCATGGATGAAATGATTAAATTTCTTAGGATATgacttaaaacattaaaattagcTGTATTGgtatttctttagctgaatttGTCATCACTTGTTATAGCTAGATATATCGCTACGGCctccttcctctgcttgtcctcCACTACTACGTCCGGTATCAGTCCCACAGGTCATTCTTATCCAACCTTGGGGGCGTATCCCAtcttgacctcgggacttccaagACCATACACTGCGCAGATGTACTGtgccagccacttggttatgtAGTTGCATGTATGCACTGTCTGCCAGCATCGTGCAACAACACTGTCTGCATACATAGATAAATGGTACCCATATGTTCTTATCCTAAttatgttaaagaaaaaaatgacgcTTTATTATGAAATGGGCACATTGCATAATCATGTCAAACTTTTACTCAAGTTTTCTTGGATAAAACTTTGTTTAATTACCTGTAAATTAGTATTCATTTCGGCGTTTCCATCATTTCAGCAGTGGTTGTTTTCCACTTTCAGACGAAGCAATATGTTGTAAATGTGTAGGACACAACTTAGTCAAAATAAGATTTACAGAAGACACTGCTATATAGGCAAGAATGTGAAATGCGTATAGTGCTGCAGTTTGTTAAAATGAAGTCAAGGATACAAAATCACTCATACAAAAGTGATATGTTCAACTTACGTGCGACGCACTTTCAGAGGATTTAATGCAGGGTACTGTCTATCAGCATCACTGCGTTCGTGTTGACAGATGGGGGAGCTATTGTCTCAGTTGTGGGTAATACACTGCTGCCCCCTGAAGCCACCACACAAAGGCTCACACAGGAtccattaataaaaataaaaaaaactacttaAAAATACGGTTTGGTTAAAATGCGTATTCTTCTATAAATCATATCTATAATTTTGATAAGTCTAATTCCAAGATGATCTATGTACATAACTTttgataataaatataatatttccaCTAAATGTCATCAATGTAGGTAATTACCTCTACTGTTTGTTAAAATCTAAGAGCGGAgcacaatatatttttttctttatttctttttaacccCTTTTCTTCTATCAGACCCTGTTGCGCACAGGCTTATGTAAATTTGGTGGCTCACGCATGGCGCACTGAGCCAAAGATAGAGTAACAAATCAGGAATTTCCCTTCTGCCACTCCTGAGAGCGCAAGAGAGGACCAAAGTTAAGGATTAAGCGCGTCTCCTTCGAGAGGAAGAAAAGCGACATAGTGACACTctgctttattttaattttattttttgtaaagaTTATCAACAGTCTACACATTCCCAGAAGCTCCGAAGACACATTTTggcaagagaaaaaaatatttgattcaTTTTGAGTCTGGCGGCATGTGGCTTATGACCTCTTTCAAGGAATAAGTAACAACAGGAGAAAAAACGTTCACTAAGACTACTGCGATTGCAACTTTGGGTTTATGACTTTTTCTCCTTTGCGGTTGGAGCTGCTGTCGCTGGTCAGTTTTGGAAAGTTTCTCGATGGCGTAGGTGGTGGCGAGACTTTTTAAAACACCTTAAGAATTTATTAGCCTATTTAAAAGGGATGCGCATTcgtt includes these proteins:
- the prodhb gene encoding proline dehydrogenase 1, mitochondrial, yielding MFYVKTVPALKRASADIHFKWLVLNRAVRCTVTSSSPAQTEHDGVRSRGGSECPGLSGRGGRRREGTAAAAANEISVDFEQTREAYKSKDSLELLRSLVVFKLCSYDFLVDKNKEIMGLAKKILGQKSFDQFMKMTFYGQFVAGEDHNDIKPLIQKNHSFGVGSVLDYSVEEDISQEEAERKEMDSCVSAAEKENIGKDHRERKYQVHKQFSDRRGGVTGARTYFYADEAKCDQHMETFIKCIKASGGSSMDGFSAIKMTALGRPQFLLQLSEVLVKWRRFFTFLASQQGKDGLEALEQRLELTQLQEFMTKLGANGDFYGWFTGRKEDSTGCIDMLDWNSLIDDRTKISDLLVVPNVELGKLEPLLGKFTVEEEQQMKRMLQRVDVLAKHALESGVRLMVDAEQTYFQPAISRLTLEMQRTYNREKPVIFNTYQCYLKEAYDNVTMDVELSRREGWHFAAKLVRGAYMYQERERAKEIGYEDPINPDYESTNRMYHRCLDYVLDEIALNRKANVMVASHNEDTVKHTLTRMNELGLIPTENKVYFGQLLGMCDQISFPLGQAGFPVYKYVPYGPVNEVMPYLSRRAQENRGFMKGAQKERELLWKELKRRLASGELLYKPVY